The following are from one region of the Ochotona princeps isolate mOchPri1 chromosome 4, mOchPri1.hap1, whole genome shotgun sequence genome:
- the POU2AF2 gene encoding POU domain class 2-associating factor 2, whose translation MSSLLPSKTVKFKLATKVENACFLFAFQGSVSSSPSPFAQMPGSATWVTWSGNVKNAGTGLCLRPAVAAGSSSPGKHFPPRPHRGHLPATRHTHTHTHPGCTSEASTCPGATRRPLGFRLPAGSPALSGYYGVRRSFLSDSDFPNGKPFPNDAYSPGVAKPFPCEAAPSHTALLEPCFPEPYGDYRGPGLGPGAGSLLGAAPLLPPFPADPAHLVFRDSWEQTVTDGLNQPESLSADALQTMPPSTNCLSQLEPGSASLHRSSSWAPALPATHSYSLHALEELHHPPGYPTPPSYPFAPFMAMPNDLPPKAAPLAPDEGADASLLPDPSPWTKEEGGTAWGAYECRRPY comes from the exons ATGAGTTCCCTTTTACCATCTAAAACAG TTAAGTTCAAGCTTGCAACTAAAGTAGAAAATGCTTGCTTTCTGTTTGCCTTCCAGGGCAGTGTCAGCTCCTCtccatctccatttgcccagatgccAG GTAGCGCGACATGGGTTACTTGGTCTGGAAACGTGAAAAATGCAGGAACAGGCCTGTGTCTGAGGCCCGCAGTAGCGGCGGGGTCAAGCTCACCTGGGAAACACTTTCCTCCCCGACCCCATCGCGGCCACCTCCCCGCGacccgccacacacacacccacacacaccctggctgCACCAGCGAGGCCTCGACCTGTCCAGGAGCCACCAGACGCCCACTCGGTTTCCGTCTGCCCGCAGGCTCGCCGGCCTTGTCGGGCTACTATGGCGTGCGGAGGTCCTTCCTGTCAGACTCAGACTTCCCCAACGGCAAGCCGTTCCCGAACGACGCCTACAGCCCCGGCGTGGCGAAGCCGTTCCCGTGCGAGGCGGCGCCGAGCCACACGGCCCTGCTGGAGCCCTGCTTCCCCGAGCCCTACGGAGACTACCGCGGCCCGGGCCTGGGCCCTGGCGCGGGCTCGCTGCTCGGCGCCGCGCCGCTGCTGCCGCCCTTCCCGGCAGACCCCGCGCACCTGGTGTTC AGGGATTCGTGGGAGCAGACGGTGACCGATGGTCTCAACCAGCCGGAATCGCTCTCCGCTGACGCCTTGCAGACCATGCCACCCAGCACCAATTGCCTCTCGCAGCTGGAGCCCGGGAGTGCCAGCCTAcacaggagctccagctgggcGCCCGCTCTGCCAGCCACCCACTCCTACTCGCTGCATGCGCTGGAGGAGCTGCACCACCCACCCGGCTACCCCACCCCACCTTCCTACCCCTTTGCCCCATTCATGGCCATGCCAAACGATCTGCCACCCAAGGCGGCACCGCTGGCCCCGGATGAGGGGGCAGACGCCTCTTTACTTCCTGACCCTTCTCCTTGGACGAAAGAAGAGGGCGGCACAGCCTGGGGAGCATATGAATGCCGTAGACCTTACTGA
- the POU2AF3 gene encoding POU class 2 homeobox associating factor 3 yields the protein MSEKPKVYQGVRVKITVKELLQQRRAHQAASEATLSGGSSIHRTEPVTTSSAGLCIEPGQISSTPSYFQPRDFSSCASYEENPSCLDQIFNSCLQTETLSEPLLHSTQSAPHYCPDSFQAAPSRFNQNLIPGSPSDSCTLSGSLDYSYSPAQLPSYTPENFSSSASVDTRHCGYPSEDCAYHPSPSSAQYKCFPAAASVCCCASCEAEHLDAFRTAEYFSYPSADCVDFASSAAATSDFYTRETNCDICYS from the exons ATGTCGG AAAAACCGAAGGTCTATCAAGGTGTCCGTGTGAAGATCACAGTAAAGGAGCTGCTGCAGCAGAGAAGGGCACACCAGGCGGCCTCGGAGGCGACC CTGTCGGGAGGCAGCAGTATCCATCGAACAGAGCCAGTCACAACATCCTCTGCAG gACTGTGTATTGAACCTGGACAAATTTCTTCCACGCCCAGTTATTTTCAACCCCGAGATTTCTCCAGCTGTGCTTCTTATGAAGAAAATCCAAGCTGCCTGGACCAGATCTTCAATTCCTGCCTTCAGACAGAGACCCTCTCGGAACCTTTGCTCCATTCCACGCAAAGTGCTCCACACTATTGCCCAGACAGTTTCCAGGCTGCCCCTTCCCGCTTTAACCAGAACCTG ATTCCGGGATCACCTTCGGATTCCTGCACTCTCTCTGGCTCCTTAGACTACAGTTACTCGCCAGCTCAGCTGCCTTCCTACACACCTGAGAACTTCAGTTCTTCTGCTTCGGTGGACACCAGACACTGCGGTTACCCCTCCGAAGACTGTGCCTACCATCCCTCGCCCTCCAGTGCCCAGTATAAGTGCTTCCCCGCAGCCGCGTCGGTGTGCTGCTGTGCCTCCTGCGAGGCGGAGCACTTGGATGCCTTCAGGACAGCGGAGTACTTTTCCTACCCGAGCGCAGACTGCGTGGACTTTGCCTCCTCGGCAGCAGCTACCAGTGATTTCTATACCAGGGAAACAAACTGCGACATCTGCTATAGTTAA